DNA sequence from the Bradyrhizobium sp. CIAT3101 genome:
GCGCCGAAGTCCATGGCGTCTTCACCTTCTACCATGACTTCCGCCACAAGCCGGCCGGCCGCCACGTGCTGAAGCTGTGCCGCGCCGAAGCCTGCCAGGCCGCGGGCGGCGACGCGCTGGCCGCGCGCGCCGAAGCAAAGCTTGGCGTCTCGCTCGGCAACACCACTGCGGATGATCGCGTCACGCTGGAGCCGATCTACTGCCTCGGGCTGTGCTCGACCGCACCGTCGGCGATGCTCGACGGCCGCCTCGTCGGCCGGCTCGACGAGAAGCGCATCGACGCGCTGGTCGCGGAGGCACAACGATGAAGATGAAGATTTTCGTTCCGCGCGATGCGACCGCTGTCGCCGTCGGCGCCGACGAGGTTGTCGCAGCATTCGAGCAGATCGCGGAAAAGCGCGGCCTGCCGATCGAGATCGTCAGGACCGGCTCGCGCGGCCTGCATTGGCTGGAGCCGATGGTCGAGGTGGCGACCCTCAAGGGTCGCGTCGCCTACGGTCCGGTGAGCTCGGAGGATGTCGCCTCCGTGTTCGAGTCCATGGCGAGCAATGGGCCGCACGCGCTGCGGCTCGGCGTCGCGGACGAAATCCCCTGGCTCAAGCGCCAGACCCGCCTCACCTTCGCCCGCTGCGGCGTGATCGATCCACGCTCGCTCGAGGATTATCGCGCCCATGGCGGCTACAAGGGTTTTGAGCGCGCGCTCTCGCTCGGCCCGGACGCGATCCTGGCTGAAGTCACTGCCTCCGGCCTGCGCGGCCGCGGCGGCGCGGGCTTCCCGACCGGCATCAAGTGGAAGACGGTGCAGCAGGCCAAGGCCGACCGCAAGTTCATCGTCTGCAACGCCGACGAAGGCGACAGCGGCACCTTCGCCGACCGCATGATCATGGAAGGCGACCCCTTCCTCGTCATCGAGGGCATGACGACATCAGGCATCACCGTCGGCGCCACCAAGGGCTACATCTACATCCGCAGTGAATATCCGCACGCGGTCGCGGCGATGAATGCCGCGATATCGGCCGCGCGGCGCGGCGGCTATCTCGGCGACAGGATCGGCGGCTCGACGCATAGCTTCGACATGGAGGTGCGCGTCGGCGCCGGCGCTTACGTCTGCGGCGAGGAGACGTCGCTGCTCGAGAGCCTCGAAGGCCGCCGTGGCCTGGTGCGCGCCAAGCCGCCGTTGCCGGCCCATCATGGATTGTTCGGCAAGCCGACCGTCATCAACAACGTGCTGTCGTTCG
Encoded proteins:
- a CDS encoding formate dehydrogenase subunit gamma; amino-acid sequence: MTAVYEPWEETRGAEIIAEHAGQEGATLVILHALQEAFGYVPEAAIPMVAQALNLSRAEVHGVFTFYHDFRHKPAGRHVLKLCRAEACQAAGGDALAARAEAKLGVSLGNTTADDRVTLEPIYCLGLCSTAPSAMLDGRLVGRLDEKRIDALVAEAQR
- a CDS encoding NADH-quinone oxidoreductase subunit NuoF, whose amino-acid sequence is MKMKIFVPRDATAVAVGADEVVAAFEQIAEKRGLPIEIVRTGSRGLHWLEPMVEVATLKGRVAYGPVSSEDVASVFESMASNGPHALRLGVADEIPWLKRQTRLTFARCGVIDPRSLEDYRAHGGYKGFERALSLGPDAILAEVTASGLRGRGGAGFPTGIKWKTVQQAKADRKFIVCNADEGDSGTFADRMIMEGDPFLVIEGMTTSGITVGATKGYIYIRSEYPHAVAAMNAAISAARRGGYLGDRIGGSTHSFDMEVRVGAGAYVCGEETSLLESLEGRRGLVRAKPPLPAHHGLFGKPTVINNVLSFAAIPFILAEGAKAYADFGMGRSRGTMPIQLAGNIRQGGLFETAFGVTLGELVDDIGGGTFTGRPVRAVQVGGPLGAYFPRALFDTPFDYEAFAARDGLIGHGGIVVFDDSVDMRKQARFAMEFCAVESCGKCTPCRIGSTRGVETIEKIINGERVSENLALVEDLCNTMKFGSLCALGGFTPYPVLSALKHFREDFVPAPTTLQAAE